aaaataaaaagtgCAAAGATAAAACCAAGTCAACTACGGTACAGTGCTTTGAATGCCATTAGAGTGCCTGTAAATATTTTCACCGGCAACATTTACCATAATtgaatataaaataataaacttATAAAGCAATGAATATTATGACTCATAATATGCCCATATATGATTCATAATAGGAGCACTTACAGTGCTTTAGAGAAAAGATCATACAGCCCACCACATGGTAGGATAACTTTTAGGATAGTGTAGTTTATAGGTACACCTTTGCCTACAAGTAGTGAAAAATTGGGGTCACATTATTAGGTGATAAGAATGCTTTTAACTTaagtgactcataatacccacaTATAGTACCTTATTCATTATAGTAGCCAACGGTGACCAGTAACTAAAGACTTTACTAATGTGACCACAGCAGTGGGTGCAAACAATTACTtatcatacatgcatgcaattatgtctcacatgtagctatatagctgttggtttgtttttttatatacatgtagcacCATTAGACTATATGGATGCAGCTATGAATGCTGCCTTCTAACATAGCTAATACTTTAACATTAATTAAGGCTGTAATGACAGGCCCGTACCAGTagaaaggtccacaattttagaatacaagtccaaattttcagtagcaaaagtcaaTTAGCTACAGTTCACCAAAtgccactaataagaagctaaatatAGTGCTCCAAGtagctcattcagtgcttgtattaaatgcaatgcaaaatcaagatactctaatagagcagtcaaccactttaatagaacagtcacaattaaaaAGCTGTATGTAGCTACTTACAAAAACATATTAGAGCTtaatttcattaaaatataaaattttggtgggcaagccccccatgcagagcccatgaATAGCATTCATGCTTCAGctccatgcaatgtgtgtaaatttcattgttcaAGACactctttgttctgctccactgcccctgttgatcatgacaGAGTACTCAATCTTTCcaattcttattcactgtgacattctaGCATTATcattagacacatgcatgtacagacGGTATATTTACAGTGACATATAGCTGGTCATGAGCTTACCTACAAAAccattatttttattgactgaaataccactaaattcaaccttttagtatctattttcccttgggggggggggggcatgcccccagactcagCATGCTGGGTGCGCACACCATGATATAATCTGCATCATGTCATAtgaaaaggtccacttttcttctaaaaagaacctacccagacaaaagtctggctatggccCTGAATGATACTTGCCAGTGTACGACTCACTCACATATGAAAAAATTAAACTTGTTTTACAGTAGTTATAGGGAGAATTTGGGGTGGATGTCTCAACTGCACTATATAATTGTTTCTTTGAGTGCAGGGACCGAGTATGTGTGCCGGCATGAAAATCATGACCATATTTTCGTACTTCCCTCAAGCACACTGGCCAAATATGGTGAGGTGTGCCAGTTTTCTTAGCCCCATTAATGACTTGTCTTACTATGATTTCACTAGTGTTTATACAAAAGGAGTTTCATAAAACAATTACTCACTGATATCACTGGATGAACAATGCGACTCATTCATGGTACAACTACAACTGATACACAACTGATAGTGACCATATTGTTAAATCATTTCATACAATGTCATTGTATATTTGATGTTGTATTACTAGATGAAACATCGATGAACATTGTCACTTGTGATCATGATTCCTCTACTATGCAGAgggcagattttttttttttttttgctaaaattatagctagctaaaatgactcaaaatgtaATTTTCTTAGATTGCTCCAGCAAGGTACCTGAGCCAACTATGTtaattggcctcccttagccaccagtggagcaaaaaatccttgaggtaagaaaaatggtgATGTGGgtgaggatgagaaactaataataaaGTTTATGTGGCTCTAATGCAGTGACAATTCAAACAATAGTTCTCAGTAGTTTTAGTGGTATGTTACCATGGAGGAGGCCATTATAGTGGTACATATGATTTAATTGTATTTTGCGTTTTTTTCACAAGATGGATTTGGCAATTCTTTGCTTCACATCTTAACAACCCTGTGACCACAATACCATGATGTCACAAATGTTGTTATCATCACAGGCCAGAACACTGAATACTACCCAAATTGTCAGCAATTGCATTATTAGATGGATTTATGCTGAATACCTTACAATAAGTTTTTTGcacatgttattattattattattctccAGTTGTGCCAATAACTTGTATGCTGATCCAATGAAACAACctaatacattgtacatgtagCAATCTGAACCACCGGCACTGCACATTGTCAGAGAGATCCTCCATTATAACAATTCCTCGAGAGAAAATATAATAAAGGAAGATTATACATTCCCATTACATGATCAAAAATAATAGTCAGCTAGTACAAAGAGCTATCTATACATATACAAGCTTTGTTTAGCATTTCTTAGTCACACCACTGGTGGCATAGATATAGGGATAGTACCCCATATCAATTAGATAAGTGCTATAGATTCAGTACATGCAGtgattagtataggtaatcacacacatttgagtgcaattagggaataattgtatgagtaacagtcaaaattgcacgagtgcaattttggctgttacgagtacaattattccataattgcacgaaaatgcgtgtgattgcctactaatcacatagtgaccacccttcatggtttgtagtacacatctatccagttctatgtggccattaacttctaccaggtgattgcatcatccttctttgtattacatcatttgttgttgcacttaaaaggcttcatgtgtcagcaattctgattggcaactcaaaatgtctacatatgttgcacttaaaaggcttctattgtcagctcatttgattggctattcattatatcactttcttgttgcacttaaaaggcttctgttattctgctattttattggctactttacagtgcaattacagaaacaaggccatgcgatttgggattaattgcactcctactattgagactaatgtatggcaaattaaatcactatgtgattaatgATATAACCGTATTAAGAGACAGGGGTACCTTCCTCTCTgaatctaaatactctaatagaacagtcaacaactctaatggaacagtgaTATGTAAGTTACATTTAGACTTCATTTAGACCAATCAGATTCAATAACAACATTTAAATATCACACATGTAGATCAACACAATAGCCAGAGAACTTTTTCTCTCTGAGTTGGCCCTCCTATACTGAAGCTCCCCCCATGAGGTATATACTACCCACACAAAGTGTGTATTTCACTGATATAATAGTGTTGAGGATTATCAATACACAAATATTATTCTCAGTTAGCAACTGCCTCAAATATATTGTAAGATAACAACCGTAGCTGATTGTGTGACAACAACTCCTAAAAGATGAGCTGGAGTAATGACATAACAATACCATACCACACACCTGGACCATATAGGACTCTACAACATTATCTCCTAACACAGAATGAGCCACGTCTGATAGTAGTGGAATAACCCTGGCAACTGGTACATTTGCTGTAGACAAGCTATTGAGATGTTGTGATGTAATATTGGACCAACTAAATATTAAGGACTGGTATACGTACCTCTGACTGGCAGACAAGAATCCATTAGTCATGATAGAACTCAACTGTGAGAATGATCCATTTATAGTATGTTTCAATATATACTGACACTCTTTACTAAACAATTAGACACATGATATAGACACTATACATAGTATATTAGACCTCTCTAGTATATCCAATGTAACGTCCATCAACATTTGGTACTGGGGCTCTGCAGTAGGAGTGGTCTATGTgagtaataacaataacaaccaGCTAAATTGTATGTCCTTACTGTCGCCTTGTCCTTGTCTATCATAAAATTTATTAATGGAGTCATGTCTTGCTCATCATCCGATGAACTGCTGTCAACTCTAGCACATAAACAAGCATCACTACTAATCGGTGCTACTGTCACATCACCAGCAGGTGAGTAACTTATAGTAAGactgagttactctaatagttaatataacagtcagctaTTCTAGTGTCACACCTGAAGACAACTAAGAAATAAAATGTCTGAAGTTCAGGTACATGTAAATTGTATCCTACACTTCTGACAATTAACACTGGGACACTATACCATTAGTGTAGCCCTAAACATGTTATACTACACACTAAGGACTTTTCATCTTTTATTGTTAAATCTTTAGATTATAAAATATGCTGCTGGAAGAGTTACAAAATGGAATTAAACAGGTCCTCATAGTCTTGTCAAGTGTTAACATGGAATGACTCAACCAGTAACAGCAATAACACACAGTGGTCACAAGAGACATGTAACAAATGATATATCTGCACACATTAATATAAGTCTAGTCAAAGAGCTAAACTATGTGCAGAATGGCTTTCCAACAAGGGACAACAAACTACAGTAGGTGTTGACCTCAATACACCAAGTGACATGTTCTTACATTGTTAACAATGATGTGAGCAGTTGCTTCTGAAGAGTTCCCAGAAGACCACACAATTCATTATGACTTAACGAATGCTTCAGTGAATACCTACACCGAGGATAGCAATggacaaattatatatacaacaCAGACATGTGGACACACACTACAACCATCACAGCAGGGTATATCCAGTACTGGAAGTGTAGTCAGTAGGCTATCTCCTAGAAATGTGTACTGACTTAAACAACTGATATTCCCCAGGTTACCAATACTACACATCATTACACTGTATTTACTCAATTTGTACCACACCCTCAAACTATTTGAGGGGTTTTATCATCGTTTCTAAGAATAGCTTTAGTTGTACCGGTACACACCCTCAAATAGTACTACACCACACTTTAGTAAACACTTAATATTGCCCCCATGCCTATAGCATTCATCTCCATCTTTACTTAAGTAAGGAAAAGTCCTACATAGCTTATGCCATACACCAGTGACTATGATATCAATCAAAAAAATGGAATACCACAATTCAAATTAATAGTTGGTGCATTGCTCAGCATTAGTTGGTAAAATAGTTATAGTCACTGGAGTATGGTGTAGTCACTGGTATATGGTGTAGTCACTGGTGTAGTCACTGGTGTATGGTGTAGTCACTGGTGTAGTCACTGGTGTATGGTGTAGTCACTGTTGTAGTCACTGGTGTATGGTGTAGTCACTGGTGTAGTCACTGGTGTATGGTGTAGTCACTGTTGAAGTCACTGTTGTAGTCACTGGTGTATGGTGTAGTCACTGGTGTAGTCACTGGTGTATGGTGTAGTCACTGGTATAGAATATCACTACCACTGATACAGGTAGCTAACCTATCAGTTTCTGATACAACAACTCTTTTAGCAACTTCAATGAACTTTGCAATACCTAATAAGGTATGACAACTCTAGGAACACTACAACATGGTCTCACCCTTGGTCACGTTATATTGAGCAATACTAAGAAATTTCTTCTCAGTGTCCTCAGATATGACTGGATCGATCTTCCATCATAGCAGTAAGATGATGACATGCTAATGTTAAGTATCATAACTCACTTCACTGTCATTGTTATGACACATCACTCCTCCTAGTATACTCATTTGTACCCGCAGGAACACCACTAACATGCTACAAGCATATCCAACTACTAAATATTGTGCAAAACCTTTAAAAACAAATTATCGCACATAATTCTAATCCTATTCATAATTCTATTTATAattctatgtgtgtgtgtagtgtgtagtgcgtgtgtgtagtgtgtgtgtagtgtgtgagtgtgtgtagtgtgtgagtgtgtgtagtgtgtgtgtgtgtagtgtgtgtgtgtgtgtgtgtgtgtgtgtgtgtgtgtgtgtgtgtgtgtgtgtgtgtgtgtgtgtgtgtgtgtgtgtgtgtgtgtgtgtgtgtgtgtgtgtgtgtgtgtgtggaaatAACATTTTTAAACTTACTAATAATTTTTAGTTCATTCCATAATTCAACTTTATTGGTTGGCCTAAATAAAAGTTACAGCACatagcacaaacacacactcactaTGCACAAACACATATGTGCACGTACACACCCACAACACACACTTGCTCTTCAAGGAGGCTGTTATCTTCTTGGAATTCAACTGTTCATTTACAGCACTACGCACCTCCTGGAGTAGACTGATAACTATTCAACTAGTTGTTATTAGGACACACAAAGCAGATTTACTCACTCATATTGTTACAAGTGCTCATGTTTGTCTCAAAACTTTGTAACATTCTACAGTGAAATAAAGTGTAGTGAtaatacagtgtgtagtgaTAATATAGTGTGTTCTGTGACTTCTCCATTACATGTACTGCACTGTTAGGCCATCAAAAGTTATACATCAACAAAGCAAAGCTTTGTGGAATTTGTAACATTGGAGGTTTCTAAAGataaatatgtatatcttgTGTGCAGTGAACTTTTAGCTGGGTTTTAATTTAATTTCTGCCATGTAAGGACAATTTTAGCATAACTGTACAACTAGCCTGTGCTATCAAAACAGACAAAAGTAATATTGTCAATCTTTAGAAGGTACACAGAGGGATCTATAGTGTACAATACATTTGAATGTGCCATATAAGGTCTAGCTTGTGCCAACACAAAAACAACAACGCACAATTGTTAGTTTTACAAACCTAGAACTTCACATAACAGAGGGTTTTACTGGGTGAAAGGTATAGATTGATAttctctctaatagaacactcaagaATTACCTTAATGATTCCATTTGTGCTGTAGTTTGTTCATCCCTATACTTCTCCAACCATCCTCGAAGGCATTTGTATCCCACATAACCACCTGCCAGGTAATTGACATGTAACAACTGAAATGTTTTAGAGAATATAATAGCCCATTGTGTAACTTGGTAGCCTCCTTATACCTTGTAGCCTCTATAGTTTACAAGTGAcgataattggcgacttacgcTACATGATATAATAGAGAATTCCAAATTTTAATTGAAGAGGATATAAATAGGAATTTATTCTTGTCATTGGTTGTTGAAATCTCATTTGGTGACCTTCTGGTGTAATGGTCAGATGAAACCGGTATAATAGCAGGTATGTCGATAAGGTTGTGTATGATGATTTAATATCTAAATTATGGTGGTTGCTTTTAGTTGTGTCTTAATCTGTATGTGGTGTCCAAACGACACAAGAGTACTCCAATATAATGATTGTAGCCATCGCAGGAAAATACTAGAGTAACAACCTCTAATAAAGTGTGTACAAGACCATTACAGGCAGTTCAAAAGGTTATATAAACAAATTAGTGAAGTTAGTTTTTTGCTTGCATAGCCAGGTAGCTACATAACAGTTTAATAAAATTCAACAATCAGAACTTACACTCTTTGAGAATTGTTGAATCTGTAGTTCATACCGGTTTAACATTGCATGCCCCCATTATAATGCGGTGTGGTCCGGTGTGGTATGCAAAACCTATCGATATTTGCAGCTCGTCAGTAttatatcgattgtgggttacaagAAAAATTCTACTTCAGTTTACTAGCTTCACTCTACCAGCCTATTAGTAATTATAATGGTACACTAGGCTCTGTAAGCATGTTATATCCACACCATACACCTCGTTCTCTCAGATatttaaacaataataataattgcacAAAATACATACCAGTGCAAACGATGGACACAGTAGCTAACTTCCATTTGTGCCTCTTGCAAAACGAACAGAGACCACTGAAAACCATCGCACCAGAAGTCCAGAGAGTTGGTTACAAGCTATCGCGCCTGCGCTTTAATCCAGCTGTTTGTGGGATTGCGGTTCTATGACTTCATGCTGCCATCTGGTATTGTGGGACATTGTGTGAAAACCATCCATGAGTCTCGCGGCAAGTCTGTTAATATTGGCTACGTCGTTTGTGCAGCTAAACGGACACATATGCCCTAGCGATCAGATCACGCTCGACCTGACCAAGAAGATAATCGTAGCTGGCTCAACGTGTGAAGATGTAGAGTATTGCTATGATGATCCGCAAACTGGACTGAAGGAATGTTCCACTTGTTCAGACTCAGTGAATGTTGACAATATTCTGGATAGCAATCTGACCACCCATTGGATATCACAACCCGGAGTTACTGCCGTCAACCTAACACTGGACCTTATACAGGTATAGCCCCCAGTATATATTATGATGTCTGAACACAATAACTAGTGTGCATGTGTTGATGTACCGTCAATTATTAGCCTGCATGGAAATCCAGCCatttgctagctagctatccatCAGGAGGTGTGTAACATATGTGGAATTGCTATTCCCAAATAAAATATGATCCTTTCCATCAGAGAGACCAAACCTCTGAAAACAGGACAGTTATTTGTTCATTGTCCTAATTTTGACACATTTAGAAGTCGGGCCATGCATGCACAGTTCACTCTAGTTGAGGACATTAAAACTCAGTTGCAAAGATGCTGGAATAGACAGTTCATACCATATACATGGTGTGTACAGCTAGTAATGAAATGTGGCCAGATTTACACAAACTGATCCTAATTGCCCATCAGACTAACATCACCACAGTCTTGACCACGGTAGCTATACTATCTCAGGGTTATAAGCCTCAGCATTTTTCAAACTAGCTACACGAGGCTACTTTTAAGAGTTGCCTTTTCTGGCAAGCTTGAATTGCAATTTCTGGTCCAGGCTTGATGAGAATCAGTAGTACACTGGTGGATGGCGTGTTACTGTTGGTCAAATATTTTCTTGGAGTTAATtcaccactaaggagccagcacagctctgtaatcttgtgtctgaaCTGCAATCATGGTCCCTGTCTGGCCCCTCTATGTGAACACTGGTGGTTTATACTGCTACTATTACACCTAGAGTTAACTCTTCTACTATTACACTTGTGGCTACAACAGCTATATGGGAATGCTTTGATaggtaataaattgatgtaTAACATATGGCGCTCACTACCCTCGACAAGTTACAACTACCGATGTGTGATTTGAATTGGTTTTTCAATTCCAGTTACAAATATTGATATTGCAACAGTTATTTTGTATTATTTCAACTTTAGGTTCATTATATGAGAAAAATAGCTAACTATATTTATTGAAAATTAGTAACATCATGAAACTATGATAAAAGGATGCTAAGTTTAGTTTTATCTAAAGTATAACTTTTTATACTCTGTTCTCTAGGCTCTGTTAACCAAATAATATGGGTATTAAATACTGTCAATGTATACACCACCCACATAGTAGAATTAGTAAATGATAACACATACAATTTTGTCAAaccacacaaatattttaatgccgATACTGTACCGATATTTCAATTACTGATACTGTATCAAAATCTCAATAGTACACTACATTAGTATGTTGTTGTGTGATTGCCGCTGGTTTCCATAGTGCATTGAAGTCAGTTAGCTATTTATTGTATGCAGGCAAACGCAATGTCTTGTCTTTTGGAATACATATATTTGTATTTCATTGTATTTCAGCCATTTCAAATTACCTTCATTGTGTTGAAGACAAGTAGACTGTTGTCAGTTGGGATTCCCAGGAAATGGGAGTTACATAAATCAGTGGATCATGGCAAAACCTTTGTACCATGGATATTCCTTCCTAATCATACATCACTGTGTCCTAACGGATTATCAGATGACAAGGGTCCTAATAGTGACGGCATGGCTTGTGTCACAGATCATGTTCATGACAATGTAAGTTAAGCAAACATTACATGAATATATCTGACAAATGTTTGTTTTTTCCTGGTTAGTTGGGTTTCCCTTGCATGCCACCACCCCCAGTACTCTGTCAAAGTGCAGGACAGTTGCAAGTAACAAATTTGCCAACTTTATGCTCAGGAGCTATGTACAGCAACTGTTGTACCTCTTTTACTCATTAGCCAACTTTTTACTCAttaaccagaggaggttggtcacatgtCATCAAACATCTCATGTGATCACAAAGAAAAGTTCAATTCCGACACCTCAATATCGATACAAAGTATTCTAATGCATGAATTGATATTGATAAATTACAGTTCCCAGAGCCCTGCCCAACAGTTTGTGTGGCTGTTATAACCAGAAACAAATATACTACAAATATACTACAAATATACTACAAATATACTACAAATATACTACAAATATACTACATACTTTGCGTGAATGTGACAAAGAAAACAACAATGCTAATTTCAGGCGCCATGTTTTATTGTGTGATCATATGTGGTAGTACATGATAGGGCTATGAtacatgaccaacctcctctgctcattagccaacttactaTTTGTGCTGAAGGTAGTACAAGGACAGGACACTTCAGTATTGGGAGTAcatgagatcaagatactctaataattatACCAGTTacctaactactctaacatTATAGAATTTTCAGCATAAACATATCAGTGGGTTCAGCTATGCAATTTAT
The Dysidea avara chromosome 7, odDysAvar1.4, whole genome shotgun sequence genome window above contains:
- the LOC136261578 gene encoding peroxisomal biogenesis factor 3-like, with product MVFSGLCSFCKRHKWKLATVSIVCTGGYVGYKCLRGWLEKYRDEQTTAQMESLRMLQSFETNMSTCNNMIISLLQEVRSAVNEQLNSKKITASLKSKPTNKVELWNELKIISFAQYLVVGYACSMLVVFLRVQMSILGGVMCHNNDSEIDPVISEDTEKKFLSIAQYNVTKGIAKFIEVAKRVVVSETDRYSLKHSLSHNELCGLLGTLQKQLLTSLLTIVDSSSSDDEQDMTPLINFMIDKDKATTTPTAEPQYQMLMDVTLDILESKECQYILKHTINGSFSQLSSIMTNGFLSASQSLSTANVPVARVIPLLSDVAHSVLGDNVVESYMVQELLSHNQLRLLSYNIFEAVAN